TAAAATAACTAGTGCCAATCATGAGAGCAGAATCTACATTGTTTTGCTGTATCAGTTCTAGCAACTTCATTACATTTTGGACAAAGATTTAAGTCTGAGTTATGATTTTTTACTATTCTTTCTACCATTTCTTTGTAAAACTCTTCTTTGGTTTTAGTTTCAAAAATAGCATCAAGAGCTTCTTCTATTTTTGGAGTAAGTCCTAATTTATACTTTATAAATTTTACTTTATAATTATTTGTTGGATATTCTTTATACAGAAGATAATCACAAATCAACCTTTCTTCATCTGTCATAAAATTCCTACAATACCTAAGAACATATTTAGTTAGATATTTATTTTGGTCGTGCATTTTTATTGAAGTTTGTACTTTTGGTAAAGTTGTATAACAGACTTCCTAGTCTGTTTTTAAAAATGTGTATTTCCAACAGACTAGGAAGTCTGTTATACATTATGAAAAATTACTTCTCATTCTAAAGAGTGAGTTACATTTTGAGTAATGTTTCCCAAATCAAATCTGAAACTCTTCGCATACTTTCTTCATTCAAATGTTTACTCAAATCACTTGGTTTGTGATAATGTTGAAAAATAGGAGCTTGATTTATAATTTCCATTAGTGTCATAATACTTGCACCAGTATCTTGTGCTTCATAATACTGATAAGAAATTTCCATATCTTTTTGAGAAATACACGTAATGGTAAAAGCATCTTGAAGTTTTGCATGTCTAAAACTCACATGATCAGCCGTATTGGTAACAATTTTATCAAAACGTTTTGTGAAAATACCATTTTGTTTTGCAGTTTTTTCTAATGTTTCTAATACCTTTCCTGTTTTCTCAGTATCATCCAAATTCCAAAGTGCAAGTTTGTCTCCTTGTCCTAACATTTCAAGATTTATAAGTCCGATTATTTTTCCTTTTCGTATTTCTTGTCTTCCAAATTCCATTACATAAGCTCTTGAACCTAAAAGTTGTCTTTCCTCTTCATCAAAAATAAAAACTCGTATATCAAAAGCTAGATTTTCTAAAAAAGAAGAGTTTTGTTTTAGCTCGTTTTTTATTCTCATCAAAATATCCAAACAGACAGCTATCGAAGTAGCATTATCATTTGCACCACCCGAATTAGGAACGACATCAAAATGAGAACTTATTCCAATATAAGGTTTGTCTGAATTATCGTCTTCATTTGTCTTGATGATTATATTTTTTCCTGTCTTGTAGTGATGAATTTGATACTTTATTTCATTTTCTTCTAAAAAATTGATGATAAAATCATAACGCTGCTCATCAGTTTTATTTTCTAGGTTTTGAACGGTTTTTAGGAGGTTCATTGTTTTAGTATGTTTTAGATTATTTTTTTGCAATATACTTTATATGACTTATTTTGATTATTTTTCTGCAAATTAGATAACCAACAAATCAATTTATTTATGAAAAAGTTAGTATCAATTTTTCTTATGTTAGCTGTATATTCTTTGAGTTATGCTCAAACGAAAAGCTCACTTTATATAAACGTTGAAGATTGTAGAACAAAAAAACAGAGTTATGTTTCCCCCAATTTTAGTTTGTATAAAGATAATGTATTGATTAGAAAAGTAAATCTAAAAAATCAAAATAGCCGAATTTTCACAGATTTAGAGAATGGAGAGTACAAATTAGAATACTATACACTATTTGGTTCTGACACTCTAACCATAAATATTTCTGAAAATAATAATAATCAAGTAATTAATTTGTGTGTAGATTATTTGGATTATGCAGCTCAAAATCACAAACCAATTATAGACAAACTAAAAAATGAAGAATCTTATTCTATTTTAGTAGAATCCAGTGGTTGTTTTCATAATAATGAAGAGAAAATTATTATTACCAAAAAAGGTAATGACTACTACAGTACTGGACATGGTTTAATTTAGGTTGTATTTTGAATTTTGTAGTTTTTCGATAATTGAACTATTTTTTTTATTATTTGGTCTATGGAAGTAGCGTAAAATACTACTTTTCCGTACCCCATTCTAAATACAGATTCATAAAAAGATTCATTGTCTTTTTTTACTCTCTGTTTTGTTTTTACTCCTTCTAAGATACAGAGTAAAAAAGATGCAATTACTAATGCCATTAAAACACGAATTTTTCTTGGATTTACCATTCCTACCTCCTCTAAATGAAATCCATTTGTTTTCAAATGTTTAAATAAACACTCTATTTTCCATCTTAAATAATAGATAGCACTAATCTTTTCTTTTGTTAAACGATATTTGTTGGTTAATAAAATGACAAATTTTTCACTTTCTTTTGCTGCTTGCCCATTATAAGAAATAACTATTTTTAGTTTTTTTGCAAAGTCAGTTTCAAATTCTTGACTTACTAATTTGCCTAATTTAGCTTTTTTAAGCAAACTGTGGTACTTTTTAACCTCTAATTGATAATCTCCTTTACAAAGCCGAATAATATAAGTATATCCTTGTTCTTCTAAATACCTAAACCAAACTCTACCTTTGTATTCTCTATCAGCTAAAATTGTAAATCTTTTCAAAAAAGGATATAACAGTAAAGCTGATGCTAATAAACTTTTACGATGAGCCAAAGTAGAACTGCCTTTTCGTTCTAAATTTATCCAAAAAATAGGAATAGCCATTTTTCTATAAATAACACTTAATACCAAAACGTGATACGTATATTCGCCTAACTGCCAAACACTACCATCCATAGCTAGATAGAAAATTTCTTTTTTTACCTTCTTCCTATTTAAAAAAGAACCTATACTAAAAACTAAAATCAACTTCCAAAGTGTTTTTTGGACATAAACATCCAAAAAATAGCGAGTAAGACGCTTATAATGAGAATTAATTTGAACAGTAGGAGAATTTAAAAAAATACCTACTTGGTTTTTTAACTTGTTTAAATTAACTGTTTCTTTTATCAGAATACAGCTAATAAGCAACAAAGTAGTATGAACATGATGAATAGGAATATCTGAAAATTCCTTTGTATATTTGTTCAACAGGACGGAATAGAGCTTTTTGGTTTTCACACTTCTAAATTAACTCTTTCTGTCCTTTCTTTGTCAAAAATTTAACTCATGTCCAGTACTGTAAATGACTACTACCTCAAATATAAAAAAAGAAAGAAGAAGCTAAAAGAGAAAGAACTTATTGCGATTAGGCATTTTGAAATTGAGATGACAATAATCCCTCAAATCTATTTTTGTACAACAGTCGATGCATATACACTTACATATAATGATGAAGAAACTGTATTTATAGATAGAGGATGTGAATGGAAAGGTTTTTATTATTTAAAACAAGAGCTAAATTTAGAATAATCTTAAAACCTGCCAAAAATCATCTTTTCTATTGAAGCCTGTTCTATTTCTAGGCGTTTGAGTGCCGTAAATTTGTAGTATAGAAAATCAAAAAAGAGTATTCAAAATTAATTTACTCTTATGATTTTCAATTATTCAATTCAAAATTACACTCAAAATTATATACAAGATGAAAATTACAATCGTTTCTTTATTCGCAAAATCTTCTAACCAAGTAACTAAAAAAGCAAGCAAAATTGTTGGTGTCTTTTTCTTTATGCTAACAATGCTATTTTCTAATTCTACTTTCGCCCAATCTGCAAGTGGTAAGGCAACTATTACATTAGAGGAAATCGGACTTCTTTCACTTGGTGCAATAACTGTTTTTATAGGTGTATTGCTTGTTATGGCTGCTTTCACGATTTATAGCAATAGCCGTACAATGTTCAACAAAAAATAAAAACTAGCACACACTCACTAACTTTTCTCAAAACACCTTTCAGAATAAAGGAAGGTGTTTTTTTATGCTTTGTAATACTAGCGCAAGGTTTTACCTTGTGTCTATCATTTCAGCAACCATGGGCTTACAAAAACACAATCACAAGATAGAATCTTGCGCTAGAATATAAAAAATCAAAACCTGTCAAAAGTCATATTTACTACTGAACACTCTCCTATTTCTAGGTACTTAGGTAGTCTAAATTTGTAGTATAGAAAATCAGAAAGAAAGCATTTATCAGTTTCTATTCTCAAAAAATAAAAAATATGCAGGTTTTAATTGTTCTAGTTGTATGTAGTTTAATTGTCGCTCTTGGTTTTTTGGCTGCCTTTTTTTGGTCGGTCAAAGACAATCAATATGACGATACTTATACACCAAGTATGCGAATTTTATTTGATGACAATGAAATTGCTCAAAAGGCAGATTCAAAAGAAATTCAAAAATAGAATCTTTAACAAAAATATATCAATTGTACAGGTTTTAACCCTGTCTGATAGATAAAAATAGAAATTCAATCAGGAACAAAATCTAAAATTCTATATATCAATTCACATAAATAATCTATGGAAAATCAAACCTCCAATCCAATTACACCTGAAAGCCCTCCTCAAAAAAAAGGAAAATGGGAAGGCTTACAACTAGAGCATTTTTCTTATGATAATACTATCGTAAGAAATTTCGCTTATGCAACCACTTTTTGGGGACTTGTCGGAATGCTGGTCGGTCTACTGGCAGCACTTCAAATGTCGCATCCAATGTTCAATTTCACTGAATATTTTACATTTGGGCGTGTTCGTTCTGTTCATACCAACGCTGTTATTTTTGCTTTTGTAGGAAATGGAATTTTTACAGGAGTTTATTACTCGCTTCAACGACTTTGTAAAGCTCGTATGTTTAGTGATTTTTTGAGTAAACTTCACTTTTGGGCGTGGCAACTTATTATCGTTTTTGCTGCTCTTAGTTTGTTTATGGGATATACAACCACTAAAGAATATGCAGAATTAGAATGGCCTTTAGATATTGCAATTGCAGTAGTTTGGGTTATTTTTGGTATTAATATGATGGGAACAATCATCAAGCGTAGAGAGCAACATTTGTATGTAGCGATTTGGTTTTACATTGCTACTTTCGTTACCGTTGCTGTTTTACACATTGTAAATTCAATGGCTCTTCCTGTTTCATTTACTAAAAGTTATTCATTGTATGCAGGCGTACAGGATGCGCTTGTTCAGTGGTGGTATGGTCATAATGCTGTTGCATTTTTCTTGACAACTCCGTATTTAGGCTTGATGTATTATTTTGTTCCAAAGGCTGCTAATCGTCCTGTTTATTCGTATCGTCTTTCAATTATTCACTATTGGGCATTGATTTTTATTTATATCTGGGCGGGTCCTCACCACTTGCTTTATACAGCTTTACCAGATTGGGCGCAATGGTTAGGAACTGTTTTTTCATTGATGCTGATTGCTCCATCTTGGGGTGGAATGCTCAACGGACTTCTTACTTTGCGTGGTGCTTGGGATAAAGTTCGTGAAAATCCTGTATTGAAGTTTATGGTTGTTGCCTTGACATCTTACGGTATGGCTACATTTGAAGGTCCAATGCTTTCTTTCAAAAATGTAAATGCAATTAGTCATTATACAGACTGGACAATCGCTCACGTACACGTAGGTGCATTAGGTTGGAATGGATTCTTGACTTTTGGAATGCTGTATTGGCTTATGCCTCGTCTTTTCAGTACAAAGTTATTCTCTACCAAATTGGCAAATGTTCATTTTTGGATAGGTACTTTAGGAATTTTATTCTATGTAATTCCGATTTACTGGGCAGGCTGGACACAAAGTTTAATGTGGAAAGAATTTACTCCTGCTGGCTTCTTGAAATATGAGTTTTTAGAAACAGTTACACAGATTTTGCCAATGTATTATATGCGTGCATTTGGTGGTACTTTATATATCATTGGTGCATTGATTATGGTTTATAATATCTTCAAGACTATTAAACAAGGAAGATTTGTACCAGAAGAAAAAGCATCTGCACCAGCTATCAAAGTTCAGGAAAAAGAAAAAGGTGGACACTGGCACTCTTGGATTGAAAAACGTCCATTACAACTTTTATTTTGGAGTACAATCGCTATTCTTATTGGGGGAATTATCGAATTTGTGCCTACATTCTTGATTCGCTCAAATGTTCCTACCATTGCAGCCGTCAAACCTTATACACCTTTAGAGCTTGAAGGACGTGATTTGTATATCCGTGAGAACTGTGCCGTTTGTCACTCTCAAATGATACGACCTTTTAGAGATGAAACCGAACGTTATGGAGATTATTCTAAAGCAGGAGAATTTGTTTATGACCGTCCGTTCTTATGGGGTTCGAAACGAACAGGACCCGATTTGCAGCGTGAAGGTGGAAAAATGCCTGATTCGTGGCACTTCAATCACATGTACGACCCACAATCTACGTCTCCCGGTTCGATTATGCCTCCTTATTATTGGCTGATCGAAAATCAATTAAATACTTCTTTGACAGAACGAAAAATTGAAGCGATGCAAAGTTTGGGTGTTCCTTATCCAAAAGGATTTGAGAAACAAGTACATGAAGATATGGCAAAACAAGCTAAAGGCATTCAAGAGAATTTAGCCAAAGATAATATTGAAGTCAAAGCAGACCGAGAAATTATTGCACTCATTGCCTATCTACAACGATTAGGTACAGATGTGAAAAAGGTTGACCCTCAATATTTGCCTAAAAAATAATTTAAAAACCCTCGTTGACGGCTGCATTTTGAGCCTCAACGACGGTTAATTTCATCTATTTTAAATAACTGTCAACGAGCTTAAAAGCGTCGTTGAGGATAAAAAAAATTATGTATAAAGACGTAGCTAGAGCCATCGAAGGCATTGATATTTATCCAATGATAGGAGTAATTATTTTCTTTTCTGTCTTTGTGATAATGATTGTCAATGTGTATTCAGCCAAAAAATCAAATGTAGCACATTGGGAAAAATTGCCCTTAGAAGATGCTACTGAAAATACTTATTCTAATTCATTTACTCAAAATACAATCAAAAATGAAACAGAAATTATATAATGTTTTAAATCTAAGAGAAAAGAAAAAAGCAGTTCTTCTACTGATTTTTACTCTTTTTCTCTCTCAAAGTAGTTTTGCTTTATCTATTGCAGAACCTACAAAATTATCTACTGATTTTACTCCTTTAGAATTAGGTGTTTTGATACTTGTAGCACTTACTTTTTTTGTAGTGATTTTGGTACTTATTGCCAGCCTTTCTATTTATAATCATAGTATTTCTGTTTTGAAACAAGATAGAATTGCTAGAGGAGAAGAAGAAAGTATTCCAGAAAATAGTTCTTTCCAAGAGTGGTTTTGGAAGAAGTTTAATGCTGCCAAACCTGAAAGAGCTGTTTTGATGCACCACGATTACGATGGTATCGAAGAATTAGATAATGACCTTCCACCTTGGTGGAAATATGGTTTTTATCTATGTATCATAGCAGGAATTATTTATTTGTATGTCTATGCCAACGGAATTGCTCCCGATTCGACACAAGAATATCAAGTAGCTGTAGCAGAAGGAAATGTTTTGAAAGCACAATATTTAGCCGACATGGCAAATTCTATTAAT
This is a stretch of genomic DNA from Bernardetia sp. MNP-M8. It encodes these proteins:
- a CDS encoding M28 family peptidase; translation: MNLLKTVQNLENKTDEQRYDFIINFLEENEIKYQIHHYKTGKNIIIKTNEDDNSDKPYIGISSHFDVVPNSGGANDNATSIAVCLDILMRIKNELKQNSSFLENLAFDIRVFIFDEEERQLLGSRAYVMEFGRQEIRKGKIIGLINLEMLGQGDKLALWNLDDTEKTGKVLETLEKTAKQNGIFTKRFDKIVTNTADHVSFRHAKLQDAFTITCISQKDMEISYQYYEAQDTGASIMTLMEIINQAPIFQHYHKPSDLSKHLNEESMRRVSDLIWETLLKM
- a CDS encoding transposase, producing MNKYTKEFSDIPIHHVHTTLLLISCILIKETVNLNKLKNQVGIFLNSPTVQINSHYKRLTRYFLDVYVQKTLWKLILVFSIGSFLNRKKVKKEIFYLAMDGSVWQLGEYTYHVLVLSVIYRKMAIPIFWINLERKGSSTLAHRKSLLASALLLYPFLKRFTILADREYKGRVWFRYLEEQGYTYIIRLCKGDYQLEVKKYHSLLKKAKLGKLVSQEFETDFAKKLKIVISYNGQAAKESEKFVILLTNKYRLTKEKISAIYYLRWKIECLFKHLKTNGFHLEEVGMVNPRKIRVLMALVIASFLLCILEGVKTKQRVKKDNESFYESVFRMGYGKVVFYATSIDQIIKKIVQLSKNYKIQNTT
- the ccoS gene encoding cbb3-type cytochrome oxidase assembly protein CcoS, coding for MQVLIVLVVCSLIVALGFLAAFFWSVKDNQYDDTYTPSMRILFDDNEIAQKADSKEIQK
- the ccoN gene encoding cytochrome-c oxidase, cbb3-type subunit I, producing MENQTSNPITPESPPQKKGKWEGLQLEHFSYDNTIVRNFAYATTFWGLVGMLVGLLAALQMSHPMFNFTEYFTFGRVRSVHTNAVIFAFVGNGIFTGVYYSLQRLCKARMFSDFLSKLHFWAWQLIIVFAALSLFMGYTTTKEYAELEWPLDIAIAVVWVIFGINMMGTIIKRREQHLYVAIWFYIATFVTVAVLHIVNSMALPVSFTKSYSLYAGVQDALVQWWYGHNAVAFFLTTPYLGLMYYFVPKAANRPVYSYRLSIIHYWALIFIYIWAGPHHLLYTALPDWAQWLGTVFSLMLIAPSWGGMLNGLLTLRGAWDKVRENPVLKFMVVALTSYGMATFEGPMLSFKNVNAISHYTDWTIAHVHVGALGWNGFLTFGMLYWLMPRLFSTKLFSTKLANVHFWIGTLGILFYVIPIYWAGWTQSLMWKEFTPAGFLKYEFLETVTQILPMYYMRAFGGTLYIIGALIMVYNIFKTIKQGRFVPEEKASAPAIKVQEKEKGGHWHSWIEKRPLQLLFWSTIAILIGGIIEFVPTFLIRSNVPTIAAVKPYTPLELEGRDLYIRENCAVCHSQMIRPFRDETERYGDYSKAGEFVYDRPFLWGSKRTGPDLQREGGKMPDSWHFNHMYDPQSTSPGSIMPPYYWLIENQLNTSLTERKIEAMQSLGVPYPKGFEKQVHEDMAKQAKGIQENLAKDNIEVKADREIIALIAYLQRLGTDVKKVDPQYLPKK
- a CDS encoding cbb3-type cytochrome c oxidase subunit 3, which encodes MYKDVARAIEGIDIYPMIGVIIFFSVFVIMIVNVYSAKKSNVAHWEKLPLEDATENTYSNSFTQNTIKNETEII
- a CDS encoding cbb3-type cytochrome c oxidase N-terminal domain-containing protein encodes the protein MKQKLYNVLNLREKKKAVLLLIFTLFLSQSSFALSIAEPTKLSTDFTPLELGVLILVALTFFVVILVLIASLSIYNHSISVLKQDRIARGEEESIPENSSFQEWFWKKFNAAKPERAVLMHHDYDGIEELDNDLPPWWKYGFYLCIIAGIIYLYVYANGIAPDSTQEYQVAVAEGNVLKAQYLADMANSINEENVTLADVAGVTKGKTLFAKKCKTCHGANAEGLSGPNLTDEYWLHGGDIKSVFKTVKYGVPAKGMISWKDQLSPQEMQEVASFILSLKGTNPPNAKDPQGEKYEPIKE